CGTAGGTGTACGACACCCCGTTGCCGTTCGCGTCGACCAGGCCGACCGTGCTGCCCAGCCCGTCGGTCAGGAACCGGCGCGTCGCGCCGCCCGCGGAACGGAGGTGGTGTCCGTCCACACCCGACGAAGTCAGGTCCGTCGTCCGGTCACCCACCTTCTCCTGCAACGGGTTCAGGCCGTCGTACAGGAAGCCGGTGGTCGTCCCGTTCACGGTGCGGGTCGACCGGCGCCCGTCGGTGAGGTACGAGAAGGCGGCGTCCAGTCCGCCGCCGGACACCGAGGCGAGCTGCCCGCGGGCGTTCCACGTGTACGACGAGCGGCCGTCCGAGGTGAGGTTGCCGTCCGCGTCGTAGGTCACCGTCGCACCGTCGATCGTCCGGAGCCGGTTCGCCTGGTCGTAGGTGGCGGTGCCGAACGGCTCGGGCAGCATCGTCCGCGAGTACGCGCCGGTCGTGCGCACCGGTTGCCCGGCGCCGTCGTAGGTGTAGGCCAGGTCGCCCAGCACGGTGGTGCCGGAGCGGTAGGTGATGGACTTGACCTGGCCGGCGTCGTCGTAGGCGTAGGTCTGGGACACCCCACCGACCGGATCACCGACCCGCTCCGGCCGGCCCACCGCGTCGCGGCTGACCGAGCTCACCACCGAGGTCCCGTGCCGGATCTCCTTCAACTGCCCGAGCGAGTCGTACACGTGGCGCACCGCTGCGCGACCCGCGACGGTCACCGTGCGGTCCCGCTCGGCGGGGCTGTAGGAGTAGGTGACGGAACCGGAGGCCGTGTTCTCCGCGGTCACCCGGTCGAAGGCGTCGTAGTCCACCGAGGCCGCGCCCGCCTTGGTGTCGGTCGTGGTCCGGAGGCGGTTGCCGGCGTCGTACCCGTACGTCACGGTGCTCTCCGTGCCGTACCTGGTCTCCGTCCGCCGGTTGAGCGCGTCGTACTTGTGCTCGACCTCGATCCCCGAGCGGCTGGTGGTCTTCTCCAGGTTGCCGTTGAGGTCGTACTGCGCCCCGATCGCCGGCTTGACGCCCAGCGGGTCGGTCACGGCTCGCACCCGGTCCATCGCGTCGTACTCGTAGACGGTCGCACCGCCGCGCGGGTCGATCACCCTCGTGCGCTTGCCGTTGCGGTTGTACTCGTACGCCACCCGGCGGCCCAAGCCGTCCGCCTCCCACGCCACCCGGCCGGTCGGCAGGTACGCCGTCTCGCTCACCGCGCCGAGCGGGTCGACGTCCCGCACCGGGCGCCCCGCACCGTCGAAAGCCGTGCCGGACACCCGTCCGAGCGGATCGGTCGTGCGGACCGGGTCGGTGCCGAGGTAGTCCACCGTGGTCGACTTCAGCGCCGGGTCGGTCACCCTGGTCACCAGCCCCTTGGCGTTGACCTCGTACTGGGTCTTGCGGTTCTCCGGGTCGGTGACGGACTTCAGCGCACCGCGGGCGTCCACCTCGTACACGGTCGACTTGTTGTACGAGTCCGTGTACTTGGTCAGTTCGCGGTTCGGGCCGTTGCGCTCGAACTTCTCCGTCCGCGCCTCGGCCGTGCCGGCCAGGGTGGTCTGCTCCTTGACGTACCCCTTGTCGTCGTAGAGGAAGGTGGTCTTGCGGTTCAGCGCGTCGGTCACCGACTTGCGGTGCACGCCGTCGGTGTCGTACTCGTACGACGTGGTCTGGGCGAGCGCCGTGCCGTACGCCTTGGTCTCGCCGACCAACTGCCCCTTGTCGTTGAAGACCAGGCGCTCGACATTGCCCTTCGGGTCGGCGATCTTGGTTTCGGTGATCTTCCCGCCGACGTCGACGTACTCGAACTTGGTGATGCCGTTGTCGGCGGCGGTCTGCTGCTTGACCCGGCCCTTGTCGTCGTACTCGTTGAGCAGGTACCGGACGTTCTCGCCGTCGGTGATGCTCGTCAGGAAGCCCTTGGTGGTGTCCCAGCCGTAGCGGGTGACCCCGCCGTCCGGGTCGGTCACGGTGGCCAGTCGGCCGGCCGTGTCGTAGGTGTAGGACACCTTCCGGCCCAGGTTGTCCTCGGCGAGCTTGACCCGCGGCGGGTTGGCCTCGTCGTAGGTCAGCCTGATCCACCGGCCGCTCGGCGTGGTCACCTGGGTGACCGGGCCGTTGGCGCGGACTTTGCCGTCGGTGCCCGGAGGCGCGGGTGCCCTGGTGATGGTGACCGCGTTGCCGTACTTGTCGCGGATCTCCTGCAGGGGCGCCTCTTCACCGATGACGTACACCGTGCCGTCGCGCAGCTTCACGTCCCAGCCGGCGTCGTTCCAGCGCACCACCGCGCCGTCGAAGATCGTCGTGGTCGGGTCGGCGGCGAATTCGGCGCCGGCGTAGTCGGTGCCGGGTGAGGTGCGGTGGAACCCGACCCTGCTGCCGTCCGGCTGGACGAGGTCGAACCGCTGGAAGGTCTGGCCGCCGCTGACGTCCGACCAGGGGAAGACCCCGTAGTCGAAGTTGGTCGCCAGGCCGAACGGCCGGACCTCCAGGTCACCCTGCTGGTAGGTGCGCTTGAGCTGGATCGGCAGGACGTCGTCCACGGTCAGGTCGACCGCTTCGTCCACCAGCAGGCCCGTGGCCGGGTCGACCGGGTCGCCACGACGGGTGTTGTTGGGGATCGGCGCGCTCTTGGGCGGGTTCAGGCCGGGTACCGCCGTCATGGCCCCGGTGAGCCGGTAGAACCGCACGTCCGCGTCCGGCACGATCTGCTTGCCGTCGGCGGACACCGTGCCGTGGCCGTAGACGTGCCAGCCCTTGCCGTCCGGGTCGTAGTTCCAGAACTCGGTGCGGGTGCCGGGCGCTTCCTTGGTGTAGTTGGGGTAGACGATCGTCGCGCCCTCGGGGAACAGGTACCCGCCGCCGGGCTGGACGGTGAAGTACACCGGAACCCGCGTGGGCGGCAACGGGAACGGCGGGCGGTCGATCGGGATGGGCGTGAGGCTCAGCTCGGTCGCCACGTCGCCGTCGGCGTCGCGGACGACGGTGCCGGCGGGCAGCCGCACCTCCAAGCCCGGGATGGCGGGCGTGGTGAGGACGGTCTCCTCGGTGGTGGGGCTGTCGACGCGCACGACCGTGCTCTGGTCGATCTCGGGCAGGAACACGGTGTGCGGCAGGACCAGGACCTCGCCCGCCTTGACGTCCACGCCGATGTCGAACGCGCCGTAGACGCGCCCGCCCGCCTCGGCCGTGCGCCCGTCCACGCGCAGCGACAAGTGTCCCTCGTCCAGGCCCACCAGGGCGAAGCGGCCCTTGTCGTCGGTGGTGGTCGAGTCGTCACCGGTCGAGACCCGCACGCCGCGCAGCGCGGTGCCGTCGGTCGACTGGACCAAGCCGACCACGCCGGTGAAGCCGACCGGGAACTCCAACGGCTTCTCCCGCACCGGCTGCGGGTTGAACCGCGTAGTCCAGTCGACGCCGTCGAGGTTCGCGCTGTCCGGCCGCCACCCGCCGGCGCCGCAGACCTGCTCCGGCTCGGCCGGCCGCGGCCGTTCCGGCTCGGTGCGCTCGGAGCCCTCCGGGCCGGCGACGGCCTTCGCGATCGGCGGAGCCGGTTCCGGTGCCACGCAGGTCGGTCGGACCCTGCGCGGCGGGTCGATCCGCGTGGTCTGCTCGGTCGCGGCCAGTGTCGCCGGTTTGCTCAGCGCCGCGGTCATCGAACCGGTGACGCCGTTGGCGGGGTCGAACACCAACGTGTGGGTGCCCGTGGCCTTCAACGCCGCCAGCCGGAACCGGTCGGACGAGGCGAAGGTGCGCCGGACCGCGATCGTCCCGTCCGGGTTGACCACCGAGTAGTAGACACCCGTGTTGTCCGGGAACTGGCGGGTGACCTGCAGCTGCAGCACTTCGCCGGTCGCCCCGTCGAAGGTGATCTTGCCGTTGCGACCGGGTTGGTCGATCGTGATCGTGCCGGCCGCGCCGCCGACGACCACCTTGCCACCGTCGACCTCTGTGAACAGCCCCAACGCCACCCGACCGGACACCGGTTGGGAATCGGAGTTGATCGGCGAGAGCTGCACCTTGTACTCGCCCGCCACGGGCAAGGCGATCAGGTCTTGGCCGTCACCGGTCCGGTAGGCGCTGTAGAACTCCAGGTTCGAGCCGTCCGGTTTGGTGATCTTGGGCGTGATGTACTGCGCGCTCGTCGAGGCGGTGCTCAGCGTCAACCGCTGTCCCACCGCGCCGGTGAACCGGCCGACGATCCGCTGGCCGGGTACCACCAGGTCGGCGTTGACCGGCGCCCCGTCGATCGGGATGACGCCCAGGTCCAACGGCTCGGAGGCGGCGATGTTCGCCTTGCCGGTGCTCGCGTAGGCCGGGTCGATCAGGACGCGGTAGCGGCCGGTCTCCGGCAGCGCCGGCACGTCGATCTTGCCGTCGGTGACGAAGGTCAGCACCGAGCCGCTGGGCTTGTTGATCCGGAACGTCACCTGGCCCGCGATGGCGTTGTCGCGCAGGAGCATCGTCAACGGCTTGTCCTTGACGCCGTCGAAGTTGAGCCACACCTCCTGGCCCGGCCGCTTGACCTCGACGGGCGTCAGGGCGTTGAGCGCGATGGTGCCGCCCTCCAAGGGCGAGGACAGCCACGCCCGTGCCGTGCCGACGGCTTCCCACCCGCTGATGAAGAGGCTGTGCTCCCCGGTCTTGCGGATGGTGAGGTTGCGGGTTTCGGCCGAACCGGTGCGCAGTTCGACCTGGACGTCGTCCGGCTCCACCATGATGCTGACCGGGTAGCCCTGTCGGCCGTTCTCCCGCATGGTGTTGTCGGTGTGGCCCAGGATCAGCGGCTTGCCCGCGGTGCCGGTGAACGGCAGCCGCACCGACTGCCCGGGCCGCAGCACCTTGTACGGCACCGGGTCTCCGTCGACGTTGAGGCGCGGCGCGTCCACCACGTTGGACAGCCACACCTTGCCGAAGCCGAGCTGGCTTGGGCCGAAGGTCACGCTCACCTTGTGCGTGCCGGTCTTCTTGACCTTGTAGACCATCGTCGGCACGTAGTCGGCGAGGTTCGCCCGCCAGGTCGCGTAGCTGCCGTCCGGTGCGATGATCTTGACCACGAAGGTGTTGGCGGGCTGGCTGACGTCCGTCAGGCCCAGGCTCACCCACTCGCCCGCGGTGGCCTCGAACGGCATCTCGACCGGCTTCTCGGCCTCCTTGACGGTGAACGGGACGCCGGAGCCGTCCCGCGTCAACTTGTCGCCGATCAGGTCGCGCGACAACGTGACGCGCACCTTGCCGGCCTCGCCGTCGTCGGGTGCGACGACGATGGTGTAGGTGCCGGTGCTGGTGAAGACCGGCAAGTCCTGGTGCAGGCGGCTGCCCGACCACAGGTCCAGCGGGTCGCCCAGCGCGCGGCGGGCGAAGTCCGCGCCGTGCGGGGTGAACATCCACATGGCCGACCGGACCGGGATGGTGTTGTTCTCCAGGTTCAGGTTCAGCCGCTCACCCGCCTTGCCGTCGACGAGCACCACGGCGGCCTTGCCCGCCGGGATGTCCAGGTCCAGCGGTGTGCCGACGACCAGCCGATCGCCGTGCACGAGGTCGGCGGCGGCGAACCCGCGCGGCGCGACCAGGAAGTCGGCCGGGCTGGTGGCCTCCCCGCCGGGGGTGCGCACCGTGACGCGCCCGGACGCCGCCGCGTCGGGCACCTCCACGACCAGGCTGGTGTCCGAAGCCTCCAGGACCCGCGCGGTGGTCTGGTGGAAGTGCACGACGTCACGGGCCCGGTCCCGGTCGAAACCCGTGCCGGTGATGGTCAGCCGGTCGCCCTTGTCGCCACGTGCCGCCGACACGGCGGTGATCGACGGCGCGACCACCGCTCGGGCCTTGACGAACGGGCGGTGCGCGGCGGCCGTGCGGCCGTTGGCGGTCACCCGGACGTGGCCGTCGGAGATGCCCGCGGGGACGACCACGGTGAGCCGGTTCGGCGACGCGGCGGTCACCTGGGCGGGGATGCCGTCGAACACCACCGCGTTGTCGGCCGGTTGGGCGCCGAAACCGGTGCCGCTGATCTCCACCGACGCGCCGACCGGCCCCTGCTCGGGGACCAGCGCGAACACCGCCGAGGCATCCCGGTCGTACCGCTCGGTCCGCTCCAGGTTGCCGCTGTCGTCGTACCGGTAGGCGGCGGACTCGCCGGAACTGTTCGCGACCCCGGCGAGCTGGCCCGCGGCGTCGTAGAAGAACTCACGCGGGCCGGACGGCGCGCCGACCACGAACGCGTGCCGGGTCGGCGCGGAGAGCGCGCCGGTCGCGGCGACCTTGGCCCACACGGTCAGCGTCCGCCGGCCGGAACGGACCGGCGTCACGCTCAGCGTGACCGTGCCGGCGCCGGCGGCCTGCTCGGTCGGGTTGGCGTCGGTGTCGAGCTGGTAGACGACCACGTCCGGCGCGACGGCTCCCGCCGTGCGCACGGTGACCGAGCCCGCTTGGCCGACGCTGCCGTGCGGCTG
This DNA window, taken from Saccharothrix variisporea, encodes the following:
- a CDS encoding RHS repeat-associated core domain-containing protein, producing MPGLWGAATGARRGRRTTILLVVACLVLSAFVVVSGVLDGRGRECPAHQPDAAAARAAAARCGEPVEARGLSGTTELVTANPDGTMTAVLHGTPQRVAREGGWAPVDTSLDRVAGRGGERLVPRAGAVDLELSTGGPGPVAVVREGVHGLDWGSTPDPLPEPRVRDNTAVYPDVTPGESVRVEAAPDGFTHVVTGPAGAARTVRVPIGVERLALSAAADGTIRALDDRHRAVFTVDPAILGVGGSGHFDRVPATLADGGITYSLPATTEPWTLSIRVRTGSAVSMVADSAGTASRWNPQETEVSRTAIGFLQLDTSHLAGRAVRSARLVIPVVGAAADAGEVELHATGPVDATTSHGHQPAWERELGEQQPTRELSFEVTQLATSAAAEHRRQVTFGLRTGAGAVRLGAPRLEVTYGPQNGVAPRVFSEDYPADGRAHGAPRHEGKFLLTATQATTEFRYRWNGQDAFTRVPAAEGRAELTAAPPAAGKQVLEVRAVDTAGHESESAVHAVEVAALAAPTVSDQLELGPGGAVAPHGYRFRWDGTDEWVYQDATDGKATLAPRGGEAVEVVAVGADPSVESAITRHLVAQAAPGAPLVSSAEYPSDGAEHGAPYVAGNFTFRATGTEPVVGFRYQYASGEIKQIAGTGKATARIIPTLPGDKTLTVRSFTADGQESPATTYRFKVAPALPQVPQAPAVRSADYPADGQPHGAPGQAGTFTLAPGGRTAVVAYRYRVNDGPIRTVAGSGEVTVQATPSTSGTHTLTAWAVDSAGVASEPARHTFVVGGLPVPAPESPVVTSTDFPADGQPHGSVGQAGSVTVRTAGAVAPDVVVYQLDTDANPTEQAAGAGTVTLSVTPVRSGRRTLTVWAKVAATGALSAPTRHAFVVGAPSGPREFFYDAAGQLAGVANSSGESAAYRYDDSGNLERTERYDRDASAVFALVPEQGPVGASVEISGTGFGAQPADNAVVFDGIPAQVTAASPNRLTVVVPAGISDGHVRVTANGRTAAAHRPFVKARAVVAPSITAVSAARGDKGDRLTITGTGFDRDRARDVVHFHQTTARVLEASDTSLVVEVPDAAASGRVTVRTPGGEATSPADFLVAPRGFAAADLVHGDRLVVGTPLDLDIPAGKAAVVLVDGKAGERLNLNLENNTIPVRSAMWMFTPHGADFARRALGDPLDLWSGSRLHQDLPVFTSTGTYTIVVAPDDGEAGKVRVTLSRDLIGDKLTRDGSGVPFTVKEAEKPVEMPFEATAGEWVSLGLTDVSQPANTFVVKIIAPDGSYATWRANLADYVPTMVYKVKKTGTHKVSVTFGPSQLGFGKVWLSNVVDAPRLNVDGDPVPYKVLRPGQSVRLPFTGTAGKPLILGHTDNTMRENGRQGYPVSIMVEPDDVQVELRTGSAETRNLTIRKTGEHSLFISGWEAVGTARAWLSSPLEGGTIALNALTPVEVKRPGQEVWLNFDGVKDKPLTMLLRDNAIAGQVTFRINKPSGSVLTFVTDGKIDVPALPETGRYRVLIDPAYASTGKANIAASEPLDLGVIPIDGAPVNADLVVPGQRIVGRFTGAVGQRLTLSTASTSAQYITPKITKPDGSNLEFYSAYRTGDGQDLIALPVAGEYKVQLSPINSDSQPVSGRVALGLFTEVDGGKVVVGGAAGTITIDQPGRNGKITFDGATGEVLQLQVTRQFPDNTGVYYSVVNPDGTIAVRRTFASSDRFRLAALKATGTHTLVFDPANGVTGSMTAALSKPATLAATEQTTRIDPPRRVRPTCVAPEPAPPIAKAVAGPEGSERTEPERPRPAEPEQVCGAGGWRPDSANLDGVDWTTRFNPQPVREKPLEFPVGFTGVVGLVQSTDGTALRGVRVSTGDDSTTTDDKGRFALVGLDEGHLSLRVDGRTAEAGGRVYGAFDIGVDVKAGEVLVLPHTVFLPEIDQSTVVRVDSPTTEETVLTTPAIPGLEVRLPAGTVVRDADGDVATELSLTPIPIDRPPFPLPPTRVPVYFTVQPGGGYLFPEGATIVYPNYTKEAPGTRTEFWNYDPDGKGWHVYGHGTVSADGKQIVPDADVRFYRLTGAMTAVPGLNPPKSAPIPNNTRRGDPVDPATGLLVDEAVDLTVDDVLPIQLKRTYQQGDLEVRPFGLATNFDYGVFPWSDVSGGQTFQRFDLVQPDGSRVGFHRTSPGTDYAGAEFAADPTTTIFDGAVVRWNDAGWDVKLRDGTVYVIGEEAPLQEIRDKYGNAVTITRAPAPPGTDGKVRANGPVTQVTTPSGRWIRLTYDEANPPRVKLAEDNLGRKVSYTYDTAGRLATVTDPDGGVTRYGWDTTKGFLTSITDGENVRYLLNEYDDKGRVKQQTAADNGITKFEYVDVGGKITETKIADPKGNVERLVFNDKGQLVGETKAYGTALAQTTSYEYDTDGVHRKSVTDALNRKTTFLYDDKGYVKEQTTLAGTAEARTEKFERNGPNRELTKYTDSYNKSTVYEVDARGALKSVTDPENRKTQYEVNAKGLVTRVTDPALKSTTVDYLGTDPVRTTDPLGRVSGTAFDGAGRPVRDVDPLGAVSETAYLPTGRVAWEADGLGRRVAYEYNRNGKRTRVIDPRGGATVYEYDAMDRVRAVTDPLGVKPAIGAQYDLNGNLEKTTSRSGIEVEHKYDALNRRTETRYGTESTVTYGYDAGNRLRTTTDTKAGAASVDYDAFDRVTAENTASGSVTYSYSPAERDRTVTVAGRAAVRHVYDSLGQLKEIRHGTSVVSSVSRDAVGRPERVGDPVGGVSQTYAYDDAGQVKSITYRSGTTVLGDLAYTYDGAGQPVRTTGAYSRTMLPEPFGTATYDQANRLRTIDGATVTYDADGNLTSDGRSSYTWNARGQLASVSGGGLDAAFSYLTDGRRSTRTVNGTTTGFLYDGLNPLQEKVGDRTTDLTSSGVDGHHLRSAGGATRRFLTDGLGSTVGLVDANGNGVSYTYEPFGRTYASGVDDNANRFTGREDDGTGLYFHRARYYSPVLQRFLSEDPIGFDGGFNLHAYVGNRPTTSIDPLGTKPTQPEDCVSNSFTPDTRVRMADGSAKPIGDVRPGERVLATDPRSGRTEGRKVSATVVGDGAKALVTVSVEAGDGKPDNTFTATAGHPFWLENARVWRDAADLRPGDLLRTPDGTTARVTGVVSRDAVQRVHNLTVEGLHTFYVLAGETSVLSHNCAAKRRDWGDDDAGGFEKHRAGKGGTPQNNQAQNREFNDALRAIEREIGRKLSKSEQRQLHNEITGQGYGYHDIVDIGVGLFG